The genome window CGCCGACTACATCACCGCCAAGACGCGCACGCATCAGGCGTCCGGCATCGTCGACGACGTTGCAGGCTACGATCTGATGCCGCATCAAGTCGACCTCACGCGCTGGGCGCTGCGGCGTGGCCGCTCCGCTATCTTCGCCGATACCGGCCTCGGCAAGACGCGGATGCAGCTTGTTTGGGCCGACACGCTGCGCCGCCGGCTCGGCGTCAATACGCTGATCCTGGCGCCGCTGGCCGTAGCGCAGCAGACGGCCGAGGAAGGCAGGGCGATCGGCGTTCCGGTGACGCACGTCCGCTATGCGCGCGACGTGCTGCCCGGCATCTGTGTCACGAATTACGATCGCCTGCACCTGTTCGACGCGACGCAGTTTCAGGCCGTCGTGCTCGATGAGTCGTCCTGCATCAAGCATCACACAGCCAAGACGCTGCAGCAATTGCTCGACGCCTTTGCCGCGACGCCGTACAAGCTATGCGCCACCGCGACGCCAGCGCCGAATGACTGGGCCGAGCTGGGCACACACGCCGAATTCCTCGGCGTCCGCAGCCGCGTCGAGATGCTGGCCGAGTTCTTCGTCCATGACGGCGCCGAAACGCAGGTATGGCGCCTGAAAGGCCACGCCCGCGATCTGTTCTGGCAGTGGGTCGCGCACTGGGGCGCACTGGTGCGCTCGCCGGCCGACCTCGGCCACGACGCAAGCATGTACGAGCTGCCGCCGCTGACGATCGCGCAGCACGTCATCGAGCCGCGCCACGAGCCGATTGACGGCCTGTTTCACGCCGAGGCGCAAACGCTCATGGAGCGCCGCAACGCACGCCGCGGCTCGATTGCCGATCGCGTGGCCGAGTGCGCTGCCATCGTCAACAGCACGCCGGGCGCGTGGGTGATCTGGTGCGACCTCAATGCCGAAGGCGACGCGCTGCGCGCGGCGATACCGGATGCGGTGGAGATTCGCGGTGCCGACGATGCCGATGAGAAAGAGCGGCGCCTGCACGACTTTGCGCACGGTCGGACGCGCGTGCTGGTAACGAAGCCGAGCATCGCCGGCTGGGGATTGAATTGGCAGCATTGCGCGCAAGTGGCCTTCGTCGGCGTCACCGACTCCTATGAAGCGTACTACCAGGCCGTGCGTCGGTGCTGGCGCTTCGGGCAACAGCGCCAGGTGGACGTGCATATCTTCAGCAGCGCCACCGAGGGCGCCGTGCTCGCCAACCTGCAGCGCAAGGAGGTCGCCGCGCGGTCGATGTCCGAGTCGCTGTCGTCGGCCACGCTGGGCGCCGTGCGCAACGAAGTCCTCGGCCTGGTGCGCGAGTCCAACGAATACCAGCCGGCGCAAGCCATCGCCATTCCCGACTTTTTGAGGGCCGCATGAACTGTCTCGATCAAACCGTCGGCGACGGGTACGCCTTGTTTCAAGGAGACTGTGTGGACGTACTGCGCGGCCTGCCGGATGCGAGCATCGACTATTCGATTTTCTCGCCGCCGTTCGCGTCGCTCTATACCTACAGCAACAGCCCGCGCGACATGGGCAACTGCCGCGACGACGCCGAGTTTTTCGGGCAATTCGACTTCTTGATCGCCGAGCTGCGGCGCGTGATGAAGCCGGGCCACAACGTGAGCTTCCATTGCATGTTGCTTCCGGCCGGCAAGGAGCGCGACGGCTACATCGGCCTGAAGGACTTTCGCGGCGATCTGATCCGCGCCTTTCAGGCGCACGGATTCATCTATGCCTCGGAAGTCTGCATTTGGAAAGACCCGGTGACCGCGATGCAGCGCACTAAGGCGCTCGGGCTGCTGCACAAGACCGTGCGCGAAAACGCCTGCATGTCGCGGCAAGGCATTCCCGACTATCTAGTGACGATGCGCGCACCGGGCGAAATGGTCGATCGCGTTCGCCACGATCCAGAGCAATACCCGGTGAGCAAGTGGCAGCAGATCGCGTCGCCGATCTGGACCGACATTGACCCGAATGACACGCTGCAATTCCGCAGCGCCCGCGAGCATGACGACGAGCGGCATATCTGCCCGTTGCAGCTCGAGGTGATCCGACGCGGCGTGGATCTATGGACAAATCCAGGCGATGTCGTGCTGTCACCATTTGCCGGCATCGGCAGCGAAGGCTTTGTCGCGTTGCAAATGCAGCGACGCTTCGTCGGCGTCAGGCTGAAGCGCAGCTATTACGAGCAGGCGGCCCGCAATCTAGCAAATGCATTGCGCGAGAGCGGCGACCTGTTTGCGGTGGACGCCGCATGATCGCCACCAGCAACCGCGCCACCGACCTCACCGGCCTTCGCGTCGGCCGTCTCACCGTGCTGCGCCGCGTCGAGAGTTACGTCCAGGCCGATGGCCGCCGTCGTGGCCGCTGGTTGTGCCTCTGCGCCTGCGGCCGGGAAGTGACCGCGCTGACCGGCAACCTGACGGCGAAGCGCAACGCCGGCCGCGTGCAGTCCTGCGGCTGTCTGAAACAAGAAGCGGACATCACCGTCGGCCACCGCCTATCAGCCGCACGTAACACGAAGCGCACCAGAGAGCGCGAGGAGCGGCTGGCCGGCGGCAAGAATAAGCGCCAGCGCAAGCCGCAGAGTCGGAAGGTCGGCCTGCCGACGCCGGCATGGGGCAACGCCAAAGCGGCGGCGCTGGATCTGGCGGCAGCGTTTGGCTACGGGACGGGAGAGAAAAAATGAACAACGTATTCCAAATGCGGCGCGTCAACGCGCTCGCGCTGCGGCAGATGGCGGCGACGGCGCACCCGAATAGCAGACGGCACCAGGCGCGGTGGTTGGCGGCCGTGAGGTATTTGAGAAGGCGGCGGCTGTGGATCTGCGACGGCGCTCGGGCGACCTGGGGCGTACCGGGAGAGGCGGCATGACCGACTTCACCCCCGGACTGTTCCGCGACCTACCCTCCGCGACCTACCACACCATCGAAGCCATGTCGGCCAGCGGCACCAAGAAGATGCTGCGCTCGCCGCAGCACTACGTCCTGGCGCGGACGCAGCCGAGCAAGCCCTCGGCCGCGATGGAGTTCGGCACCGCCGTCCATGCCGGCGTGCTGGAGCCGGACACCTTCAACGAGGCGGTCGTCGTGGCGCCGGAGATCAACAAGCGCACGGCAGCCGGCAAGGCGGAAGCGGAGGCGTTCGCCGCCGCCCATGCCGGCAAAGTCGTGCTATCGCCCGACGATTGGGAGCGGTGCGCGCAGACCATCGCCGCAGTGCGCAAGCATCCGGCCGCGGCGCAGTTGCTCGACGGCGGCGAGCGCGAGTTGT of Hyphomicrobiales bacterium contains these proteins:
- a CDS encoding helicase → MSYADYITAKTRTHQASGIVDDVAGYDLMPHQVDLTRWALRRGRSAIFADTGLGKTRMQLVWADTLRRRLGVNTLILAPLAVAQQTAEEGRAIGVPVTHVRYARDVLPGICVTNYDRLHLFDATQFQAVVLDESSCIKHHTAKTLQQLLDAFAATPYKLCATATPAPNDWAELGTHAEFLGVRSRVEMLAEFFVHDGAETQVWRLKGHARDLFWQWVAHWGALVRSPADLGHDASMYELPPLTIAQHVIEPRHEPIDGLFHAEAQTLMERRNARRGSIADRVAECAAIVNSTPGAWVIWCDLNAEGDALRAAIPDAVEIRGADDADEKERRLHDFAHGRTRVLVTKPSIAGWGLNWQHCAQVAFVGVTDSYEAYYQAVRRCWRFGQQRQVDVHIFSSATEGAVLANLQRKEVAARSMSESLSSATLGAVRNEVLGLVRESNEYQPAQAIAIPDFLRAA
- a CDS encoding site-specific DNA-methyltransferase, which translates into the protein MNCLDQTVGDGYALFQGDCVDVLRGLPDASIDYSIFSPPFASLYTYSNSPRDMGNCRDDAEFFGQFDFLIAELRRVMKPGHNVSFHCMLLPAGKERDGYIGLKDFRGDLIRAFQAHGFIYASEVCIWKDPVTAMQRTKALGLLHKTVRENACMSRQGIPDYLVTMRAPGEMVDRVRHDPEQYPVSKWQQIASPIWTDIDPNDTLQFRSAREHDDERHICPLQLEVIRRGVDLWTNPGDVVLSPFAGIGSEGFVALQMQRRFVGVRLKRSYYEQAARNLANALRESGDLFAVDAA